Proteins from one Malania oleifera isolate guangnan ecotype guangnan chromosome 4, ASM2987363v1, whole genome shotgun sequence genomic window:
- the LOC131152924 gene encoding sugar transporter ERD6-like 8, with the protein MARNQDLEIGNGSLCEPLITQKTEEEEIVLQHSNNGGLWMLLFSTFVAVCGSFEYGSCVGYTAPTQFGIMDDLKLSYSQYSFFGSVLTIGGMIGAIMSGWIADSVGRKGAMRIASVSCIGGWLAVYLSVESILLDLGRLLTGYGVGLLSYVVPVYIAEISPRELRGALATTNQIFISIAMLIAFVIGAFVKWRTLAITGIIPCMILLAGLYFIPESPRWLAMIGRQKEFQVALRKLRGANADISEEEAELTEYVVANELLPKVTVLDLLDRRNVRALAVGAGLMVFQQFVGYNAIVFYAGHVFVSAGVPPNVGSILYASLQVVVTALGASLIDRTGRRPLLLLSASGLLLGSLLTGISFLLKAHQLEPELVPVLAVAGIMIYMGFFSIGMCSIPWVMMSEIFPINTKGIAGSLVTLVNWFGSWIVSYTFNFLMSWSPHGIFFVFAAVCVMAIIFVIRVVPETKGRTLEEIQASMS; encoded by the exons ATGGCCCGCAACCAGGATTTGGAGATTGGGAATGGCAGTCTCTGTGAGCCTCTCATCACCCagaagacagaagaagaagaaatagtaCTTCAGCACAGCAACAATGGTGGGCTTTGGATGCTTCTATTCAGTACATTTGTTGCTGTTTGTGGTTCCTTTGAGTATGGATCGTGT GTGGGATATACTGCACCTACCCAGTTTGGCATTATGGATGACCTTAAACTATCTTATTCGCAG TACTCATTTTTTGGGTCTGTATTAACCATCGGTGGAATGATTGGAGCCATCATGAGCGGTTGGATTGCTGATTCTGTTGGTCGTAAAGGG GCCATGAGGATTGCATCCGTTAGCTGCATTGGAGGATGGCTTGCAGTCTACCTATCTGTA GAATCTATACTGCTAGACCTGGGGAGACTGTTAACTGGATATGGTGTTGGCCTTCTTTCTTATGTG GTGCCTGTTTACATTGCTGAGATAAGCCCCAGAGAACTTCGAGGAGCATTAGCAACAACAAATCAG ATATTCATTTCTATAGCAATGCTTATTGCATTTGTTATTGGAGCATTTGTAAAATGGAGGACATTGGCTATAACTG GAATCATCCCATGCATGATTCTGCTTGCTGGGCTCTATTTCATTCCAGAGTCACCCAGATGGCTG GCAATGATTGGTCGCCAGAAAGAGTTTCAAGTTGCACTACGGAAGCTTCGAGGAGCAAATGCTGATATTTCTGAAGAAGAAGCTGAGCTAACA GAATATGTAGTCGCTAACGAACTCCTCCCTAAAGTCACTGTACTGGATTTGCTTGATAGAAGAAATGTTCGAGCTCTTGCA GTTGGAGCTGGATTAATGGTGTTCCAGCAGTTTGTGGGCTATAATGCTATTGTGTTCTATGCTGGCCACGTCTTTGTATCTGCAG GAGTCCCTCCAAATGTTGGAAGCATTCTCTATGCCTCTCTACAG GTTGTCGTGACCGCACTAGGTGCAAGCTTAATAGATAGAACTGGGAGACGACCCCTTTTGTTG CTATCCGCATCTGGGTTGCTCCTTGGCAGTCTACTAACTGGAATTTCCTTCCTTTTGAAG GCTCATCAATTGGAACCCGAATTGGTTCCAGTTCTTGCAGTTGCTGGCATCATG ATTTATATGGGCTTCTTCTCAATTGGGATGTGTTCAATTCCATGGGTTATGATGTCTGAG ATATTCCCAATAAATACAAAGGGAATTGCAGGAAGCCTAGTGACATTGGTGAACTGGTTTGGTTCTTGGATTGTATCCTACACTTTCAATTTTCTCATGAGCTGGAGTCCCCATG GTATATTTTTTGTGTTTGCTGCTGTCTGTGTGATGGCTATTATTTTCGTCATAAGAGTGGTGCCAGAGACAAAAGGCCGAACTCTAGAAGAAATTCAAGCTTCCATGAGCTGA